A window from Zingiber officinale cultivar Zhangliang chromosome 7A, Zo_v1.1, whole genome shotgun sequence encodes these proteins:
- the LOC121999675 gene encoding probable cytokinin riboside 5'-monophosphate phosphoribohydrolase LOG6, which yields MADTTRTSRFKSVCVFCGSSAGNRDCYGNAAMELGRELLDWKVDLVYGGGDVGLMGLVSRAVHSGGGRVVGIIPRSLMAREITGETLGEVKEVASMHQRKAEMARCADAFVALPGGYGTLEELFEVVAWAQLGIHRKPVGLLNVDGYFDSLLAFIDKAVAEGFIPPHQRGILVSSADARGLLCGLEEYVPVEDPVTSRFAAEWAAGD from the coding sequence ATGGCGGATACCACGAGGACGTCGAGGTTCAAGAGTGTGTGCGTCTTCTGCGGCAGCAGCGCCGGCAACCGCGACTGCTACGGGAACGCCGCCATGGAGCTCGGCCGGGAACTGCTGGACTGGAAGGTGGACCTCGTCTACGGGGGTGGCGACGTCGGTCTCATGGGGTTGGTCTCCCGCGCGGTGCACTCGGGCGGCGGCCGCGTCGTCGGGATCATCCCGCGGTCACTCATGGCGAGGGAGATCACAGGGGAGACGTTAGGGGAGGTGAAGGAGGTGGCGAGCATGCACCAGCGGAAGGCGGAGATGGCCCGCTGCGCCGACGCCTTCGTGGCGCTTCCCGGTGGCTACGGGACGCTGGAGGAGCTGTTCGAGGTGGTCGCGTGGGCGCAGCTCGGCATCCACAGGAAGCCGGTGGGGTTGCTCAACGTCGACGGCTACTTCGATTCGCTGCTGGCGTTCATTGACAAAGCGGTGGCGGAGGGGTTCATTCCGCCTCACCAGCGCGGGATCCTCGTCTCCTCCGCCGACGCCCGGGGCCTCCTCTGCGGGCTGGAGGAGTACGTGCCGGTGGAGGACCCGGTGACGAGCAGATTTGCGGCTGAGTGGGCGGCGGGGGATTGA
- the LOC122000435 gene encoding homeobox-leucine zipper protein HOX14-like: MGHQEDALFFFSLDHPAQTSRAGAIDCEPPRRRRNKARCGLLAADAKKRRLNDDQVKLLETRFEEEKKLQFGRKLYLAAELGLDPKQVAVWFQNRRVRHKSKQVEEAYLELKSVHDATLLEKCHLEKEVLKLKDKLLAAEEELRRLSLCGTCRGTGSGELTGSPNSSTLTDQPAVSEFGTMEEEAELMFLPEYDCLMEWGYNFYGM; encoded by the exons ATGGGCCACCAAGAAGACGCTTTGTTCTTCTTCTCTCTCGACCACCCAGCTCAGACATCTCGAG CAGGGGCCATCGACTGCGAGCCTCCGCGTCGCAGGAGGAACAAGGCGCGCTGCGGCCTGCTCGCTGCCGACGCGAAGAAACGGCGACTGAACGATGATCAGGTGAAGCTGTTGGAGACGCGGTTTGAGGAGGAGAAGAAACTGCAGTTCGGCCGGAAGTTGTACCTCGCCGCTGAGCTTGGGCTCGATCCCAAGCAGGTCGCCGTCTGGTTCCAGAACCGCCGGGTGCGGCACAAGAGCAAACAGGTGGAGGAGGCCTACCTCGAGCTCAAGTCCGTCCACGACGCTACCCTTCTTGAAAAATGCCACCTCGAGAAGGAG GTGCTGAAGTTGAAAGATAAGCTTCTTGCGGCTGAAGAAGAGCTTAGAAGGCTTTCCCTCTGTGGCACCTGCCGCGGAACCGGCAGCGGCGAGCTGACCGGAAGTCCAAACTCATCGACTTTAACTGACCAGCCCGCAGTGTCAGAGTTCGGAACGATGGAGGAAGAAGCAGAGCTGATGTTCCTACCGGAGTATGATTGCTTGATGGAATGGGGGTACAATTTCTATGGCATGTGA